A window of Akkermansia muciniphila contains these coding sequences:
- a CDS encoding phosphoadenosine phosphosulfate reductase: MKTYLDKNVYEAALERIAYCFQEFDHVLVSFSGGKDSGVMLNLCYNYADEQGLLDKLTMYHLDYEAQYQMTTEYVTRTFLEQFPGIRKMWYCVPVKAQSACALGEPYWTPWDAAQEKLWVRPMPENPYVVHEGNLDVPFRHGMVDYEFQDKLSRYFAKRHGTTAVMVGLRADESLNRYAAVARGNKRRSYKGRKWITQTDAVTVNAYPLYDWRVSDIWTANARLGFDYNRLYDLLYQAGLTAGQMRVASPFNDCAQESLKLYKVIDPANWARMIGRVNGVNFTGLYGGTTAMGWKTIKLPSGHTWKSYYEFLLSTMDAKTAAHYNSILEKSKKYWTKGGTVDPGTADEVLAAYPLATVTGKSRRYGGRDVVQFMGYPDDMPVSNFRQVPSYKRMCICIMKNDYFCRYAGFSPTKGAIARRRAAVNKYRSIS, encoded by the coding sequence GTGAAAACCTACCTGGACAAAAACGTCTATGAAGCGGCCCTGGAACGCATCGCCTACTGTTTCCAGGAGTTTGACCATGTTCTGGTTTCCTTCTCAGGCGGTAAGGACAGCGGCGTCATGCTCAATCTCTGCTACAATTATGCGGATGAACAAGGCCTGCTGGACAAGCTGACCATGTACCATCTGGACTATGAGGCCCAGTACCAGATGACGACCGAGTATGTGACCCGGACGTTTCTGGAACAATTCCCCGGCATACGTAAAATGTGGTACTGCGTGCCGGTCAAGGCCCAGTCCGCATGTGCCCTGGGGGAACCCTACTGGACGCCGTGGGACGCCGCCCAGGAAAAACTGTGGGTGCGGCCCATGCCGGAAAACCCCTATGTGGTTCATGAAGGAAATCTGGACGTTCCGTTCCGGCACGGCATGGTGGATTACGAATTCCAGGACAAGCTCTCACGCTACTTTGCCAAGAGGCATGGAACCACCGCCGTCATGGTGGGGCTGCGTGCGGATGAAAGCCTCAACAGGTACGCCGCCGTGGCGCGCGGCAATAAAAGGAGATCCTATAAAGGCAGAAAATGGATTACGCAGACTGATGCCGTAACCGTCAATGCCTACCCTCTCTACGACTGGCGTGTCAGCGATATTTGGACGGCCAACGCCCGCTTGGGTTTTGACTACAACCGTCTCTATGACCTCTTGTACCAGGCGGGCCTCACTGCCGGGCAAATGCGGGTGGCAAGCCCATTCAACGACTGTGCCCAGGAAAGCCTGAAACTCTACAAAGTCATTGATCCCGCCAACTGGGCGCGCATGATCGGAAGGGTTAACGGCGTCAACTTTACGGGCCTGTACGGAGGCACGACGGCCATGGGCTGGAAAACCATCAAGCTGCCGTCCGGCCATACCTGGAAATCCTACTATGAATTCCTGCTTTCCACGATGGATGCGAAGACGGCGGCCCACTACAACAGCATCCTTGAAAAATCCAAGAAATACTGGACAAAAGGGGGGACTGTCGATCCCGGAACCGCTGATGAAGTGCTGGCCGCCTACCCGCTGGCTACCGTAACGGGTAAATCGAGACGCTACGGCGGGCGCGACGTCGTTCAATTCATGGGCTACCCTGACGACATGCCCGTCAGCAATTTCCGGCAGGTCCCTTCCTACAAGCGCATGTGCATCTGTATCATGAAAAATGACTATTTTTGCAGATATGCCGGATTCAGTCCAACCAAGGGAGCGATTGCCCGGCGCCGTGCCGCCGTCAATAAATACCGCAGCATTTCATGA
- the leuB gene encoding 3-isopropylmalate dehydrogenase — MSEHHHHIAVLAGDGIGPEVMKEALKVLDAVSARFGFTVSRKEAFVGGAGIDHCGKALPEETIRACEEADAVLFGSVGGPKWEHLPANEQPERGALLPLRKHFGLYANLRPGVCLPALTHASPIKNELIEGGFDILCVRELTGGLYFGQPRFREQEGDDVVVVDTMRYHKSEMERIARVAFEAARGRRKRVTSVDKANVLTNSLLWRETMIEVSKDYPDVELLHMYVDNAAMQLVRNPRQFDVLVTENLFGDILSDEMAMICGSLGMLPSASLCQGSEGNGLFFGLYEPSGGSAPDIAGKGIANPIAQILSLSMLLRYSLGEKDAADAIDAAVRRVIEQGYRTGDLATGAPGEIRVNTAEMGNAIIAAL; from the coding sequence ATGAGTGAACATCACCATCATATTGCTGTTCTGGCTGGCGACGGCATCGGGCCCGAGGTCATGAAGGAGGCCCTGAAGGTTCTGGACGCCGTAAGCGCCAGGTTCGGTTTTACCGTAAGCCGCAAGGAGGCTTTTGTGGGAGGCGCGGGCATCGACCATTGCGGCAAGGCCCTTCCGGAAGAAACCATCCGCGCCTGTGAAGAGGCGGACGCCGTCCTGTTCGGCTCCGTGGGCGGGCCCAAGTGGGAACACCTTCCCGCCAATGAACAGCCGGAGCGCGGCGCCCTGCTCCCGCTGAGAAAGCACTTCGGCCTGTATGCCAACCTGCGGCCCGGCGTATGCCTGCCCGCGCTCACGCATGCCTCCCCCATCAAGAATGAGCTGATTGAAGGCGGCTTTGATATTCTGTGCGTCCGGGAACTGACGGGCGGCCTGTACTTCGGCCAGCCGCGTTTCCGCGAACAGGAGGGGGACGACGTGGTGGTGGTGGATACCATGCGCTATCACAAGAGTGAGATGGAGCGCATTGCCAGGGTGGCCTTTGAAGCCGCACGCGGACGCCGTAAGCGCGTCACCAGCGTGGACAAGGCGAACGTGCTGACCAATTCCCTGCTGTGGCGCGAGACGATGATTGAGGTTTCCAAGGATTATCCGGACGTGGAGCTGCTCCACATGTACGTGGACAATGCCGCCATGCAGCTGGTGCGCAATCCCCGCCAGTTTGACGTGCTGGTGACGGAGAACCTGTTCGGGGACATTCTTTCCGACGAAATGGCCATGATCTGCGGTTCCCTGGGCATGCTGCCCAGCGCCAGCCTGTGCCAGGGCAGTGAGGGCAACGGCCTGTTTTTCGGCCTTTACGAGCCTTCCGGCGGCTCCGCCCCGGACATCGCCGGCAAGGGCATTGCCAACCCGATCGCCCAGATTCTTTCCCTCTCCATGCTGCTGCGCTATTCCCTCGGGGAAAAGGACGCGGCAGACGCCATTGACGCCGCCGTGCGCCGCGTGATTGAACAGGGCTACCGCACGGGAGACCTGGCTACGGGCGCCCCCGGAGAAATCCGCGTGAATACCGCGGAGATGGGGAATGCCATTATTGCGGCCCTTTAA
- a CDS encoding NAD(P)/FAD-dependent oxidoreductase gives MNVLIIGQGIAGSCLAWELKRRGTDFTITDRPIAETASRVAAGLVNPLTGRAFRPGWRQEECLSAAADFYPETERELGGSWWQKTPIFRELETEDQLEIWQERQMAPESSAYAGPLFPWPERWGGQGKAAYTRGSAVLHVEGMVNAMRQFFTEQGRFMEADVSPADIQPDEDGLFHWNGRVFSHVVWCTGWEAGCHPDMAPLKGRPSKGTILDLDLKELDWHAGILHFGRWLVYNGSFWRFGATYAWAWEAPGIPEAPAVQELMLDLVRRYSGEMNVIRARAAVRPIIRRSQPVAGPIPGLNGQFVFSGLGSKGVTTSPWSAAQLAEHLVHGAELPPDLLPAALWK, from the coding sequence ATGAACGTTCTTATCATCGGCCAGGGAATCGCCGGAAGTTGCCTGGCATGGGAATTGAAACGCCGCGGCACGGATTTCACCATTACAGACCGCCCCATTGCGGAAACGGCTTCCCGTGTGGCAGCCGGGCTGGTGAATCCGCTGACAGGCCGCGCCTTCCGCCCCGGCTGGCGGCAGGAGGAGTGCCTGTCCGCCGCAGCAGATTTTTATCCGGAGACGGAACGGGAACTGGGCGGCTCCTGGTGGCAGAAGACCCCGATTTTCCGGGAACTAGAAACGGAGGACCAGCTTGAAATCTGGCAGGAGCGCCAGATGGCCCCGGAATCCAGTGCCTATGCCGGCCCCCTTTTTCCGTGGCCCGAACGGTGGGGAGGACAGGGAAAAGCCGCCTATACGCGCGGTTCCGCCGTCCTTCACGTGGAGGGCATGGTCAATGCCATGCGGCAGTTTTTCACGGAACAGGGCCGTTTTATGGAAGCGGACGTGTCCCCCGCAGACATCCAGCCGGATGAAGACGGCCTGTTCCACTGGAACGGCCGGGTTTTCTCCCATGTGGTCTGGTGCACCGGCTGGGAGGCCGGCTGCCATCCGGACATGGCCCCGCTGAAGGGGCGCCCTTCCAAGGGCACTATTCTGGATCTGGACCTGAAGGAGCTGGACTGGCACGCGGGCATCCTGCACTTTGGCCGCTGGCTGGTCTACAACGGCTCTTTCTGGCGCTTCGGCGCCACGTACGCGTGGGCGTGGGAAGCTCCCGGCATTCCGGAGGCGCCAGCCGTCCAGGAATTGATGCTGGACCTGGTGAGACGCTATTCCGGAGAGATGAATGTCATCCGCGCACGCGCCGCCGTACGCCCCATCATCCGGCGCAGCCAGCCCGTCGCCGGGCCCATTCCGGGCCTGAACGGCCAGTTCGTCTTTTCCGGGCTGGGGAGCAAGGGCGTGACCACTTCCCCGTGGTCGGCGGCCCAACTGGCGGAACATCTTGTGCACGGCGCGGAACTGCCGCCGGACCTGCTGCCTGCCGCGCTATGGAAATAA
- a CDS encoding rhomboid family intramembrane serine protease, which yields MRAENENWGNTVRERLFDQRSAVMVHWLILINVVVFMLGFFFQVEIPRNIYPPGRLDLIQLYGAYSEYTCFHEGELWRLFTYQFLHANLGHILFNMIALWFFGPVVEERFGHLRFLLYYLFCGVAAALFSSLLGYMGFFDPEWRFIPMVGASGSIYGIMAACAVLFPHARVQLLFPPVNLSVRQFALAVLGVACAVIIFQWNNAGGEAGHLGGMFAGFILTLLILWKEKLSASRPRVVSTSHRSPAHSARHSANNRFPSEEEVNDIMEKISRSGVSSLTEEEREILRRASRR from the coding sequence ATGCGAGCGGAGAACGAGAACTGGGGAAATACGGTACGGGAGCGTTTATTTGACCAGCGCAGCGCCGTCATGGTGCACTGGCTGATCCTGATTAATGTGGTCGTCTTCATGCTCGGGTTCTTCTTCCAGGTGGAGATTCCGCGGAATATTTACCCGCCCGGACGTCTGGACCTGATTCAGCTTTACGGGGCCTACAGCGAATATACATGCTTTCATGAAGGGGAGCTGTGGCGCCTGTTTACCTATCAGTTCCTGCATGCCAACCTGGGGCACATCCTGTTCAACATGATTGCCCTGTGGTTTTTCGGCCCGGTGGTGGAGGAACGCTTCGGCCACCTGCGCTTCCTGCTGTATTACCTGTTCTGCGGGGTGGCTGCCGCCCTGTTCTCCTCCCTACTGGGGTACATGGGATTTTTTGATCCGGAGTGGCGCTTCATTCCCATGGTAGGGGCTTCCGGTTCCATTTACGGCATTATGGCTGCGTGCGCGGTGCTTTTCCCGCATGCGCGGGTCCAGCTTCTGTTCCCTCCGGTCAATCTGAGCGTACGCCAGTTCGCGCTGGCCGTGCTGGGCGTTGCCTGCGCCGTCATTATTTTCCAGTGGAACAATGCAGGCGGTGAAGCGGGCCACCTGGGCGGCATGTTTGCCGGATTTATCCTGACCCTGCTGATCCTGTGGAAGGAAAAACTGTCCGCCTCCAGGCCGCGGGTTGTTTCCACCTCCCACCGGTCTCCGGCACACTCCGCGCGCCATTCCGCCAACAACCGCTTCCCTTCCGAGGAAGAGGTGAATGACATTATGGAAAAAATATCCCGGTCCGGCGTGTCCAGCCTGACGGAAGAGGAACGGGAAATCCTCCGGCGGGCCTCCCGGCGCTGA
- a CDS encoding YifB family Mg chelatase-like AAA ATPase has translation MMTRLYSSTVLGVDGTEVEVEVDFRPMAEKRIFIVGLPDTAVKESGQRVDTAIQNSGLPFQQGIFVVNLAPADLRKQGPGFDLPIALGMIAGAADTEIDASSWCIMGELALDGAVRPVQGTLPQIMEARRMGRKRIMLPCANAHEGAPVQDVDIYPVSSLREAWQLLTAAALPAPFTSSGEKEQSDGEKEIAVDFDEIKGQSYARRAMEIAAAGGHNILLSGSPGSGKSMLAQRLPTILPPLSREEAMETSKVHSVCGLLKRGNGLVARRPFRAPHHTISDAGLMGGGTNITPGEVSLAHNGVLFLDELPEFRRAALETLRQPLESGQVVISRASGTMTFPCRFMLAAAMNPCPCGYLGDRRRTCTCPPAQIARYRRKISGPLLDRFDLLMEVPAVDPSILASAPAGECSASIRERVMAARRLQGSRYAGTPFRSNATLSGKALQRYCRLRPEGRAILLRAVEELSLSARAYDRILKVARTIADLEGNPEIQDSHLYEAVQYRAFEHSLRE, from the coding sequence ATGATGACGCGGCTGTATTCTTCCACCGTCCTGGGCGTGGACGGCACAGAGGTGGAGGTGGAAGTGGATTTCCGCCCCATGGCGGAAAAACGCATTTTTATCGTGGGCCTGCCGGATACGGCCGTGAAGGAGAGCGGCCAGCGCGTGGATACGGCCATCCAGAACAGCGGGCTGCCTTTCCAGCAGGGCATTTTCGTCGTCAACCTGGCCCCGGCGGATTTAAGGAAGCAGGGGCCGGGCTTTGATCTTCCCATTGCTCTGGGGATGATTGCCGGAGCGGCGGATACGGAGATTGACGCTTCTTCCTGGTGCATCATGGGAGAACTGGCCCTGGACGGCGCCGTACGCCCCGTACAAGGCACCCTGCCACAGATTATGGAGGCGAGGCGCATGGGGCGGAAGCGCATCATGCTGCCCTGCGCCAATGCCCATGAGGGGGCTCCGGTGCAGGACGTGGATATTTATCCCGTCTCCTCCCTGCGGGAAGCCTGGCAGCTTCTAACCGCCGCCGCCCTGCCCGCTCCTTTCACGAGTTCCGGAGAAAAAGAACAAAGCGACGGAGAAAAGGAAATTGCCGTGGATTTTGACGAAATCAAGGGGCAATCCTACGCACGCCGCGCCATGGAGATTGCCGCGGCGGGAGGCCATAACATCCTGCTCAGCGGTTCTCCGGGATCCGGCAAATCCATGCTGGCTCAGCGGCTTCCGACCATTCTGCCCCCGCTGAGCAGGGAAGAAGCCATGGAGACCAGCAAAGTTCATTCCGTATGCGGGCTTTTGAAACGGGGGAACGGGCTGGTGGCCCGGCGCCCGTTCCGGGCTCCGCACCACACCATATCGGATGCGGGACTGATGGGTGGAGGGACAAATATCACCCCGGGGGAAGTGTCCCTGGCGCATAACGGTGTCCTGTTTCTGGATGAATTGCCGGAGTTCCGCCGCGCCGCGCTGGAAACCCTGCGGCAGCCGCTGGAATCCGGCCAGGTGGTGATTTCCCGCGCCTCCGGCACCATGACGTTTCCCTGCCGCTTTATGCTGGCGGCAGCCATGAATCCATGCCCCTGCGGGTATCTGGGTGACAGAAGGAGAACCTGCACGTGTCCCCCGGCGCAGATTGCCCGCTACCGCCGCAAGATTTCAGGGCCTCTTCTGGACCGGTTTGACCTCCTGATGGAAGTTCCCGCTGTGGATCCCTCCATCCTGGCTTCCGCGCCAGCCGGAGAATGCTCCGCCAGCATCCGGGAACGCGTGATGGCGGCACGGCGGCTCCAGGGCAGCAGATATGCCGGCACTCCATTCCGCAGCAATGCGACGCTTTCCGGAAAAGCCCTGCAAAGATACTGCCGCCTGCGGCCGGAAGGCCGGGCCATTCTGCTCCGCGCCGTGGAGGAACTGTCCCTTTCCGCCAGGGCGTATGACCGCATCCTGAAAGTGGCACGCACCATAGCGGACCTGGAGGGTAACCCGGAAATCCAGGATTCCCATTTGTATGAGGCCGTGCAATACCGGGCTTTTGAACACTCCCTCCGGGAATGA
- a CDS encoding PEP-CTERM sorting domain-containing protein: MKSRYCAVLISCASVLAANAATVIAELPESANLPQTATMAPQTGNQLLDKVKGRGFGVYAGGNNNSLANWPQNGEGTWSNTDNVGSIILCGRSGVAGDSFAMVLRGPEQGDLVSSIVFSCDTPTSVITSYVMVLAVYDSAGTLVQDLSTVESFTFNSTSRTTTVSLDMADSPLAWGEGYKLVAGVRGGAGGATSPYTLSNIQVSYEIVPEPATASLGMLGLGALVFRRSRNR, encoded by the coding sequence ATGAAAAGTAGATATTGTGCTGTATTAATAAGTTGCGCCAGCGTGCTGGCTGCCAATGCCGCTACCGTCATTGCCGAACTGCCGGAATCAGCCAATCTGCCGCAAACCGCGACTATGGCGCCGCAAACGGGAAACCAGCTACTGGATAAAGTAAAAGGCCGTGGATTTGGCGTCTATGCGGGAGGCAATAACAATAGCCTGGCCAACTGGCCCCAGAACGGGGAAGGAACCTGGAGCAACACCGATAACGTCGGCTCCATCATCCTGTGCGGCAGAAGCGGCGTGGCCGGGGACTCCTTTGCCATGGTGCTGAGAGGCCCGGAGCAGGGGGATCTTGTCTCCTCCATCGTTTTTTCCTGTGACACGCCCACCTCCGTTATCACCAGCTACGTCATGGTTCTGGCGGTTTACGACTCCGCCGGAACGCTTGTCCAGGACCTTTCCACCGTGGAGAGCTTCACCTTTAATTCCACTTCAAGAACAACGACTGTTTCCCTGGACATGGCAGATTCCCCCCTGGCGTGGGGGGAGGGATACAAGCTGGTTGCCGGGGTGCGCGGCGGTGCGGGCGGCGCCACCTCTCCCTATACGCTTTCCAACATCCAGGTATCCTATGAAATCGTCCCGGAACCGGCTACCGCCTCTCTGGGAATGCTTGGCCTGGGAGCCCTGGTCTTCCGGCGTTCCCGGAACCGGTGA